The Echinicola rosea genome has a segment encoding these proteins:
- the atpD gene encoding F0F1 ATP synthase subunit beta, with protein MANTGKITQVIGPVVDISFEGGKLPNILDALEITKENGQKVVLEVQQHLGEDRVRTIAMDSSEGLRRGLEVIDLGAPISVPTGEGIKGRLFNVVGEPIDGLPAVESTTKLPIHRHAPKFEDLSTSTEVLYTGIKVIDLIEPYAKGGKIGLFGGAGVGKTVLIQELINNIAKAYSGLSVFAGVGERTREGNDLLREMIESGIVTYGDDFVESLENEGGWDLSKVDVEKLKDSKATFVFGQMNEPPGARARVALTGLTLAEYYRDGEGDGAGKDILFFIDNIFRFTQAGSEVSALLGRMPSAVGYQPTLATEMGAMQERITSTKNGSITSVQAVYVPADDLTDPAPATTFAHLDATTVLSRKIAELGIYPAVDPLDSTSRILEPGILGDEHYGCATRVKELLQRYKELQDIIAILGMEELSEEDKLVVHRARRVQRFLSQPFHVAEQFTGLKGVLVDIKDTIKGFNMIMDGELDHLPEAAFNLVGDIDDAIAKGEKMLAEVK; from the coding sequence ATGGCGAATACTGGTAAGATAACTCAGGTGATTGGCCCCGTAGTAGATATTTCGTTCGAAGGGGGGAAGTTGCCGAATATCCTGGACGCACTCGAAATCACTAAGGAGAACGGTCAAAAAGTAGTATTGGAAGTTCAGCAGCACTTGGGAGAGGATCGTGTAAGAACGATCGCGATGGATTCTTCTGAAGGCTTAAGAAGAGGCTTGGAAGTGATCGATTTAGGAGCTCCTATTTCTGTTCCCACAGGGGAAGGCATCAAAGGCCGACTTTTCAATGTAGTAGGGGAGCCAATCGACGGCCTTCCTGCAGTGGAGTCGACTACCAAGCTGCCTATCCACAGACACGCTCCTAAGTTTGAAGACCTTTCTACTTCGACAGAAGTGCTATATACAGGTATTAAAGTTATCGACTTGATCGAGCCGTATGCAAAAGGTGGTAAAATTGGTCTTTTCGGTGGTGCCGGTGTAGGAAAAACGGTATTGATCCAAGAGTTGATCAACAACATCGCCAAAGCTTATTCAGGTCTTTCTGTATTTGCCGGCGTGGGTGAAAGGACCCGTGAAGGAAATGACCTTCTTAGAGAGATGATCGAATCTGGTATCGTAACTTACGGTGACGACTTCGTAGAATCTCTTGAGAATGAAGGAGGTTGGGACCTTTCTAAAGTAGATGTAGAAAAATTGAAGGATTCCAAGGCAACCTTCGTATTTGGTCAGATGAATGAGCCTCCAGGTGCCCGTGCACGTGTGGCTTTGACTGGTCTTACGCTTGCTGAATATTACCGTGATGGTGAAGGCGACGGTGCCGGTAAGGATATCCTTTTCTTTATTGATAATATTTTCCGATTTACCCAGGCAGGTTCTGAGGTGTCCGCACTTCTTGGTCGTATGCCTTCTGCGGTAGGTTATCAGCCGACATTGGCAACGGAAATGGGAGCCATGCAGGAGAGGATTACCTCTACAAAGAATGGTTCGATTACTTCTGTACAGGCGGTTTACGTACCTGCGGATGATTTGACTGACCCTGCTCCCGCCACTACCTTTGCCCACTTGGATGCGACCACGGTACTTTCCCGTAAAATCGCCGAACTTGGTATTTATCCTGCAGTGGATCCGTTGGATTCCACGTCAAGGATCTTGGAGCCTGGTATTCTTGGTGATGAGCACTATGGATGTGCCACACGCGTAAAAGAATTGCTACAACGCTACAAAGAACTTCAGGATATCATCGCCATCCTCGGTATGGAAGAGCTTTCTGAAGAAGATAAACTTGTCGTACACAGAGCAAGAAGGGTACAGCGTTTCTTGTCCCAACCATTCCACGTGGCCGAGCAGTTTACAGGTTTGAAAGGAGTGTTGGTAGATATCAAAGATACCATCAAAGGATTTAACATGATCATGGACGGTGAACTTGATCATCTTCCTGAGGCGGCATTCAACTTGGTAGGTGACATCGACGATGCCATCGCTAAGGGTGAGAAAATGCTTGCTGAAGTTAAATAA
- a CDS encoding 6-bladed beta-propeller, with protein sequence MTFYQTISISQIIIVILLLSCAEKKPKSKETAVQKITINTADLKDTVDISDKIKNIQIIKLKEDEEKHLGMVEQVLVRPQHYIVVDKHDTDQIFLYNKKGDFIKSLVHHGDGPLEIRQVNDCWFNDLGNLEVYDFSLKKVVVYNEKYEPERTYKTDPSILFSNVRPIPGGGYVAFNGYSGYNGPFKGKNYKVGFLDHKFNLEATALSYPSGLNDALITSPMNPFWAVNDTTRFYQNYNPYIYNVSSNQQLTKRYKLDYQPNPLPANYEEEIILPNIRLISNVNTPFQDKIKAYEGYAGFSGAWNESQDIIMFSSFDEKHKPFISLYDKRKKEAIVSAHSLVETERFKIALLPYQAFDAGKKVFIGVFQGWVLEEYLLLKGSPFKPEISADKESNFLIKVAFN encoded by the coding sequence ATGACATTTTATCAAACGATTTCAATTTCTCAAATTATCATCGTCATTTTACTGCTTTCATGTGCTGAAAAAAAGCCAAAATCTAAAGAAACCGCTGTCCAAAAAATCACCATAAACACGGCTGACTTAAAAGATACCGTAGATATTTCCGACAAGATCAAAAACATACAGATAATCAAGCTTAAAGAAGACGAAGAAAAACATTTGGGAATGGTCGAACAGGTTTTGGTCCGGCCTCAGCACTATATCGTAGTGGATAAGCATGACACAGACCAAATTTTTCTCTATAATAAAAAGGGTGACTTTATCAAAAGCCTTGTTCACCACGGCGATGGCCCTCTTGAAATCCGACAGGTAAATGATTGTTGGTTTAATGACTTGGGAAATCTGGAAGTGTATGATTTTTCCCTCAAAAAAGTAGTGGTATATAATGAAAAATACGAACCGGAGCGTACCTATAAGACCGATCCGTCCATCCTCTTCAGCAATGTAAGGCCTATTCCAGGAGGTGGGTATGTTGCCTTCAATGGGTACAGTGGATATAATGGCCCTTTCAAAGGAAAAAACTACAAAGTAGGCTTTTTAGACCACAAATTTAACCTTGAAGCTACTGCACTTTCTTATCCTAGTGGTTTAAATGACGCTCTGATCACAAGTCCTATGAACCCATTTTGGGCAGTAAACGACACCACCCGGTTTTATCAAAATTACAATCCCTACATTTACAATGTGTCATCCAACCAACAGCTCACCAAGCGTTACAAATTGGATTATCAGCCAAATCCCCTACCTGCCAACTACGAAGAAGAAATCATCCTTCCAAACATCCGCCTTATCAGCAATGTAAATACACCATTTCAGGATAAAATAAAAGCGTACGAAGGTTATGCGGGCTTTAGTGGGGCGTGGAACGAATCACAGGATATCATCATGTTTTCATCCTTCGATGAGAAGCATAAGCCATTCATATCGCTTTACGATAAAAGAAAAAAAGAAGCAATTGTCTCAGCCCATTCACTAGTAGAAACAGAGCGGTTCAAAATAGCACTACTACCCTATCAGGCATTTGATGCCGGGAAGAAAGTTTTTATAGGCGTATTCCAGGGATGGGTTTTGGAAGAATATTTGTTATTGAAGGGAAGTCCATTTAAGCCGGAGATCAGCGCTGACAAAGAGAGCAATTTTCTCATTAAGGTAGCATTCAACTGA
- a CDS encoding YbbR-like domain-containing protein — translation MKRFQKYFGKLKKNKTSDIKVVVLCVIAATTFWVLNALNKDNYVTVVDFPIAFQYNSEEYMAIEELPSEIRIEINGNGWDLFRKYFNFNVTPFNIELTNPDERNYLLSSEYRRNLAEILEPTSLVAVLTDSLKFDFDRIVEQETEIVLDTGKMVLAPHHQLAGDITWDPVNVVLKGAESKVKELGGELILTLDEEEVEDDFDQYVPILLPEKYTSFVSVEPKTVHVKFQVVAFLEGNKRLKLNKVNFPDNVHLDNDLNSVLMSYRVDEREVQSLKELEIEAVIDYRQRNRDDSTVMLEVKGMPSYIKSVAIEPNIFKLIYEQP, via the coding sequence TTGAAAAGATTTCAGAAATACTTCGGCAAGTTAAAGAAAAACAAAACTTCTGACATTAAAGTGGTGGTCCTTTGCGTCATAGCGGCCACCACTTTTTGGGTTTTAAATGCCCTCAATAAAGATAATTATGTGACAGTGGTGGATTTTCCGATTGCTTTTCAGTACAATTCTGAAGAGTACATGGCCATCGAAGAGCTTCCTTCCGAAATCCGAATCGAAATCAACGGCAACGGCTGGGACCTTTTCAGAAAGTATTTCAATTTTAATGTGACCCCATTTAATATCGAATTGACCAATCCTGATGAAAGGAATTACTTGCTTTCTTCTGAGTATCGTCGGAATTTGGCCGAAATCCTAGAGCCTACCAGTTTGGTGGCTGTGCTGACAGATAGTTTGAAGTTTGACTTTGATAGAATTGTCGAACAAGAAACTGAAATTGTCTTAGATACGGGAAAAATGGTGTTGGCGCCCCACCATCAACTGGCAGGAGACATTACCTGGGATCCTGTAAATGTGGTGTTGAAGGGAGCGGAAAGCAAAGTGAAGGAGTTGGGGGGAGAATTGATACTTACCCTTGACGAAGAGGAAGTAGAGGACGATTTTGATCAATATGTCCCTATCCTGCTTCCCGAGAAATACACGTCTTTTGTAAGTGTCGAGCCGAAAACTGTCCATGTGAAGTTTCAAGTGGTGGCCTTTCTGGAAGGGAATAAGCGCTTGAAACTAAATAAAGTCAACTTCCCAGACAACGTACATCTCGACAATGACCTTAATTCGGTTTTGATGAGTTATCGGGTGGATGAAAGGGAAGTACAGTCGTTAAAGGAGCTGGAGATAGAGGCGGTGATAGACTACCGGCAAAGGAATCGTGATGATAGTACGGTAATGTTGGAAGTGAAGGGGATGCCTAGTTACATCAAGTCTGTAGCGATAGAACCGAATATATTTAAATTAATTTATGAACAGCCGTAA
- the atpC gene encoding ATP synthase F1 subunit epsilon, with protein sequence MHLEIITPDKKVFQGEVSEATFPGASGAFQVLKNHAPVVSALAKGTVSYTTNDGKQSLEVDGGVVEVRENEIVLLAEKVLD encoded by the coding sequence ATGCATTTAGAAATCATAACACCGGACAAAAAGGTATTTCAAGGAGAGGTTTCGGAAGCTACGTTTCCAGGAGCTTCAGGTGCTTTCCAAGTGCTGAAAAACCACGCTCCAGTAGTATCTGCACTGGCAAAAGGAACAGTCTCTTATACTACTAATGACGGCAAACAGTCCTTAGAAGTGGATGGAGGCGTAGTGGAAGTGAGAGAAAATGAAATCGTCCTGCTCGCTGAAAAGGTGCTGGATTGA
- the coaE gene encoding dephospho-CoA kinase (Dephospho-CoA kinase (CoaE) performs the final step in coenzyme A biosynthesis.) — protein MNSRKSLLVGITGGIGAGKSTAAKIFHTLGIPMYSADDRAKWLMAHSKALVAQIKAQFGEASYLADGRLNREFLAGRVFSDPAQTKLINGLVHPAVKGDFEAWAAEQESPYVLKEAALLFETGSYRDLDQVINVFSPVDLRISRVLARDSHRSREQVEAIMERQMSDSQKNKLADFIISNKENQMLIPQVLEIHKALLKKL, from the coding sequence ATGAACAGCCGTAAGTCCCTATTGGTTGGCATTACTGGGGGCATTGGTGCTGGAAAGAGCACAGCCGCCAAGATTTTTCATACACTTGGCATTCCAATGTATTCTGCAGATGATCGTGCCAAATGGCTAATGGCTCACTCCAAAGCACTTGTAGCCCAAATCAAAGCCCAATTTGGCGAAGCGTCTTACCTGGCAGATGGAAGGCTGAACAGGGAGTTTTTGGCCGGAAGAGTTTTTTCAGATCCCGCTCAAACAAAACTGATCAACGGGCTGGTACATCCAGCAGTGAAAGGGGATTTTGAAGCATGGGCTGCTGAACAGGAGTCGCCTTATGTTTTGAAGGAAGCGGCATTGCTTTTTGAGACGGGTTCATACCGAGATTTGGATCAGGTGATCAACGTTTTTTCTCCAGTGGATTTGCGGATTTCACGTGTATTGGCCAGGGACTCTCATCGCTCCAGGGAACAAGTGGAAGCTATTATGGAGCGGCAAATGTCAGATTCACAAAAGAATAAGTTGGCTGATTTTATCATTTCCAATAAGGAAAATCAAATGCTCATTCCCCAGGTGCTGGAGATCCATAAGGCTTTACTGAAAAAGTTGTGA
- a CDS encoding C40 family peptidase: protein MSTYSVHRSRIPLVLVFSLVVTVFFSSCSASKKAYRKNVNTVIQTAKSYRGTPYRYGGTTRSGMDCSALLYLSFQRVGIQLPRSSSEQSKVGKKVSKRKLEKGDVVFFATGRRKNRVTHAGIVTDKGRGGIQFIHSSSSLGVTEDNLSSTYWNPRFVRARRYF, encoded by the coding sequence ATGAGTACATATTCCGTTCACCGATCCCGCATTCCGTTAGTTCTTGTTTTTTCCTTAGTGGTAACGGTGTTTTTCAGCTCTTGTTCGGCATCCAAGAAGGCTTATCGGAAAAATGTCAATACTGTGATACAGACCGCCAAATCTTATCGGGGAACTCCCTATCGCTATGGAGGGACCACACGCTCGGGAATGGACTGTTCGGCCTTGCTATACCTTTCCTTTCAGCGCGTAGGTATCCAGCTTCCCCGAAGTTCCTCCGAACAGAGCAAGGTCGGTAAAAAAGTTTCAAAAAGGAAACTGGAAAAGGGGGATGTGGTGTTTTTTGCTACTGGTAGACGAAAAAACAGAGTGACTCATGCTGGAATAGTGACGGATAAGGGGAGAGGAGGTATTCAATTTATCCATTCTTCCTCATCCCTGGGAGTGACAGAAGACAATCTGTCCTCGACCTACTGGAATCCAAGGTTTGTGAGGGCAAGAAGATATTTTTAA
- a CDS encoding IS110 family RNA-guided transposase → MSSQIKFEQVIERGCGLDVHQKTIVATVRGIDVEIGTRTFGTFTSQIEELQVWLNSLSITHIAMESTGVYWKPVYNILEEDFKIILVNARHIKNVPGHKTDKKDSEWIAKLLLSGLLKGSFVPAEWIRELRDLCRYKRKLIAQRVAQRNRVHKILEDANIKLASVVSDVFGVSGTLILDALIQKQDDPEYLANLAKGSLRKKMEDLKLSLRGRLTDHHRFMLSTLRDSIDSINAQIRHIEARIESYAAELQQEVDLLQTIPGVGKETAMNILAETGNDMEVFPDHKHLASWAGVSPGNNESAGKKKSTRITHGNKYLKTALVEAAWAASHTKETYLNRKYGAVAARRGSKKALIAVAHKILTALYYILKNKEAYLEPDHTAYQEKRKQAQIKKSLERLRGLGVQVDIRPN, encoded by the coding sequence ATGTCATCACAAATCAAATTCGAGCAGGTGATCGAGCGGGGCTGCGGCCTTGATGTTCACCAAAAGACGATTGTAGCCACGGTCCGAGGTATTGACGTTGAGATTGGGACCAGGACTTTCGGGACTTTCACCTCCCAGATCGAGGAGCTTCAAGTATGGCTGAACTCCCTTTCCATTACCCATATTGCCATGGAAAGCACCGGAGTTTATTGGAAACCTGTCTACAACATCCTGGAAGAGGATTTTAAGATTATTCTGGTCAATGCCCGGCATATCAAGAATGTACCCGGGCACAAGACAGACAAAAAAGACAGTGAATGGATTGCCAAATTGCTCCTAAGCGGTCTGCTAAAGGGGAGTTTTGTCCCTGCCGAGTGGATACGGGAGCTGCGTGATCTATGCAGGTATAAACGCAAACTGATCGCACAGCGTGTCGCCCAACGCAACAGGGTGCATAAAATCCTGGAAGACGCCAATATCAAACTGGCCTCAGTGGTCTCAGATGTCTTTGGGGTCTCCGGGACCTTGATCCTCGATGCTTTGATCCAGAAACAGGATGACCCCGAATACCTGGCCAACCTTGCCAAGGGATCCTTACGGAAAAAAATGGAAGACCTCAAACTTTCTCTCCGGGGAAGACTCACAGATCACCACAGGTTCATGCTGTCCACCCTCCGTGATTCCATTGATTCGATCAACGCTCAGATCAGGCACATCGAGGCTAGAATTGAAAGTTATGCAGCCGAGCTTCAACAGGAGGTCGATTTACTCCAGACCATACCCGGAGTGGGAAAAGAAACCGCTATGAACATACTGGCCGAGACAGGCAATGACATGGAGGTTTTTCCGGATCACAAACATCTGGCATCCTGGGCAGGAGTCTCCCCGGGCAACAACGAAAGTGCAGGCAAGAAAAAGTCAACCCGCATCACACATGGGAACAAATACTTGAAAACTGCATTGGTCGAAGCTGCCTGGGCCGCATCACACACCAAGGAGACCTATTTGAACCGTAAATATGGAGCAGTAGCGGCTCGCCGTGGATCTAAAAAGGCACTGATTGCAGTGGCCCACAAAATATTGACTGCACTGTATTATATCCTCAAAAACAAGGAGGCCTATCTCGAACCTGACCATACAGCCTATCAGGAAAAAAGAAAGCAGGCGCAGATTAAGAAATCCTTGGAGCGCCTGCGCGGGCTCGGAGTCCAAGTGGACATCCGTCCCAATTAA
- a CDS encoding MIP/aquaporin family protein gives MNSYIAEFIGTALLLLMGSGVVANVVLKQTKGNNSGWIVITTAWALGVFIGVVVAGPYSGAHLNPAVSVGLAIAGLFDWNLVPGYSLAQVLGGGFGATIAWLMYKDHFDITDDPSLKFAPFATAPAIRNLSSNFLSELVGTFVLILVILYSTGATLEDPQNTPIGLGALGALPVALLVWVIGLALGGTTGYAINPARDLGPRIAHQLLPIRGKGSSDWSYSWVPIIGPLLGAALAASTFLFLGT, from the coding sequence ATGAATAGCTATATTGCAGAATTTATAGGCACCGCCTTGCTGTTACTTATGGGCTCCGGTGTCGTGGCCAATGTGGTCCTGAAACAGACCAAGGGAAACAATAGCGGCTGGATCGTCATCACCACGGCTTGGGCGCTAGGCGTGTTTATCGGTGTGGTAGTGGCAGGTCCTTACAGCGGTGCGCACCTCAATCCCGCGGTAAGCGTGGGATTGGCCATAGCAGGATTATTTGATTGGAATTTGGTTCCTGGTTATTCCTTGGCTCAGGTGCTCGGAGGGGGTTTTGGTGCTACTATTGCTTGGCTGATGTACAAGGATCATTTTGACATTACAGACGACCCAAGTCTGAAATTTGCACCATTTGCGACTGCCCCTGCCATTCGAAACCTTTCCTCCAATTTCCTTTCAGAATTAGTGGGCACCTTTGTCCTAATCCTGGTGATTCTCTACTCCACAGGGGCTACCCTTGAAGACCCTCAGAACACCCCGATTGGCCTTGGGGCACTGGGTGCGTTACCTGTGGCACTTTTAGTGTGGGTGATCGGTTTGGCCTTGGGCGGAACTACGGGGTACGCCATTAATCCTGCCCGGGACCTGGGACCTCGCATTGCCCACCAACTCCTTCCCATCCGCGGAAAAGGGAGCAGTGACTGGAGCTACAGCTGGGTACCCATTATAGGCCCACTATTAGGCGCAGCATTGGCTGCCAGCACCTTTCTTTTTTTAGGAACCTAA
- the yajC gene encoding preprotein translocase subunit YajC yields MTNTILLQAQGAGGSGIMGQVFLFGGIILIMYFFMIRPQQKKQKDAKNFIESIKKGDQVVTIGGIHGKVYAIEGETVLIELDKGLKIKVEKSAVSAEFSKKSTGTK; encoded by the coding sequence ATGACCAATACAATTTTATTACAAGCACAAGGAGCCGGAGGAAGCGGCATTATGGGACAAGTGTTCCTTTTTGGAGGGATTATCCTGATCATGTATTTCTTTATGATCAGGCCACAACAGAAGAAACAAAAAGATGCCAAGAACTTTATCGAGTCAATAAAAAAAGGTGACCAAGTGGTGACTATTGGTGGTATCCATGGAAAAGTGTACGCCATAGAAGGTGAAACTGTCCTGATTGAGCTGGACAAAGGGTTGAAAATAAAAGTAGAAAAATCAGCTGTGTCAGCGGAATTTTCCAAGAAGTCCACAGGAACTAAATAA
- a CDS encoding DUF1573 domain-containing protein gives MKYSFLPAILLAGSLFVGSCDSKNKEKIEELERKITELEQSQASQPKQPSNVQSVAKIDPSTLGKFKFDDMQFDFGTIDQGKVVEHTFTFTNDGQSPLIISNVQASCGCTTPDWSKQPVKPGEEGHVKVRFNSAHKSGAQSPTVTITANTSPSITKLKLKGTVNTNNTASNIAGPVKK, from the coding sequence ATGAAATATTCATTCTTGCCTGCAATTTTACTTGCAGGTTCTCTTTTTGTTGGAAGTTGTGATAGTAAAAACAAGGAGAAAATAGAAGAATTGGAGCGGAAGATCACGGAGCTGGAGCAAAGTCAAGCCTCCCAGCCCAAGCAGCCATCCAATGTGCAGAGCGTAGCTAAAATAGATCCATCTACTTTGGGCAAGTTTAAATTTGATGACATGCAATTTGACTTTGGTACGATTGACCAAGGCAAAGTAGTCGAGCATACGTTTACCTTTACCAATGACGGCCAATCTCCGCTGATCATTTCCAATGTTCAGGCATCATGTGGATGTACTACACCCGATTGGAGCAAGCAGCCGGTAAAGCCGGGTGAAGAGGGACATGTCAAGGTGAGGTTTAACTCCGCACACAAATCCGGTGCGCAAAGTCCTACCGTGACGATTACTGCCAATACTTCTCCAAGCATCACCAAGCTGAAACTTAAAGGAACCGTAAATACAAATAATACCGCCAGCAACATAGCTGGACCAGTGAAAAAGTAA
- the glpK gene encoding glycerol kinase GlpK gives MTQNKQFIMALDQGTTSSRAILFDQKGQSIAIAQKDFKQYFPKAGWVEHDAKEIWTSQAAVILEAIAKAEIEPAQIAGIGITNQRETTILWDRKTGKPLYRAIVWQDRRTAAYCNLLKRKGHSDMINDKTGLIIDAYFSATKIKWILDNVEGAREKAERGEVCFGTVDSWLVWKLTNGQQHLTDITNASRTMLFNIHDKQWDEELMELFSIPASILPKVKSSSEVYCTTAGDVFSAKIPIGGIAGDQQAALFGQLCTQPGMAKTTYGTGCFMVMNTGENPVKSKNKLLTTIAWEINEKVHYALEGSVFIGGAAIQWLRDGLAIFEEAEQSESLATSVDDNGGVYFVPALTGLGAPYWDQDARGAFFGITRGTTQAHFARAALEAIAFQVFDVLAAMEKDAAAKTKEMRVDGGASANNFLMQFQADLLRSEVKRPQITETTALGAAFLAGLAVGYWKDQNELRQLWKEEASFSPQSDRKVTDELLHFWHKAVERSKDWTEE, from the coding sequence ATGACCCAAAATAAGCAATTCATAATGGCCCTGGACCAAGGCACCACCAGTTCGAGGGCCATTCTTTTTGACCAAAAAGGGCAATCCATTGCCATTGCACAAAAAGACTTCAAACAATACTTCCCCAAGGCTGGATGGGTAGAGCATGATGCCAAGGAAATATGGACTTCACAAGCGGCTGTAATCCTGGAAGCCATTGCCAAAGCAGAAATAGAACCTGCACAAATCGCAGGAATCGGCATTACCAATCAACGGGAAACGACCATCCTCTGGGATCGGAAAACGGGAAAACCACTTTACCGGGCCATCGTCTGGCAGGACCGACGTACCGCTGCTTACTGCAACTTACTAAAGCGTAAGGGACACAGTGATATGATCAATGATAAAACAGGCTTGATCATAGATGCGTATTTTTCCGCCACCAAAATCAAATGGATACTGGACAATGTGGAAGGAGCGCGGGAAAAGGCTGAAAGAGGGGAGGTCTGTTTCGGTACGGTAGATAGCTGGTTGGTATGGAAACTCACCAATGGCCAGCAGCATCTCACCGATATCACCAATGCCAGCCGCACCATGCTCTTCAACATCCACGACAAACAATGGGACGAAGAACTTATGGAGCTATTCAGTATCCCCGCATCCATATTACCGAAAGTAAAATCCAGTAGCGAAGTATATTGCACTACTGCAGGAGATGTTTTTTCAGCGAAAATTCCCATTGGAGGCATCGCCGGTGATCAGCAGGCTGCGCTTTTCGGCCAACTCTGTACACAACCCGGAATGGCCAAAACCACTTACGGCACTGGCTGCTTTATGGTCATGAATACCGGTGAAAACCCCGTCAAATCGAAGAATAAATTGCTGACAACCATTGCGTGGGAAATAAATGAAAAAGTCCATTACGCATTGGAAGGCAGCGTATTCATCGGTGGAGCAGCGATCCAATGGCTCAGGGATGGGCTTGCTATCTTTGAAGAAGCCGAACAAAGCGAATCCCTGGCCACAAGTGTTGACGACAATGGAGGGGTATATTTTGTCCCGGCACTCACCGGTTTGGGTGCCCCCTATTGGGATCAGGATGCCCGTGGGGCTTTTTTTGGTATCACCAGAGGCACTACACAGGCCCATTTTGCGAGGGCTGCATTGGAAGCTATTGCCTTTCAGGTCTTTGACGTATTGGCAGCCATGGAAAAAGACGCCGCTGCCAAAACGAAAGAAATGCGGGTGGATGGAGGTGCTTCTGCCAACAACTTCCTAATGCAGTTTCAGGCCGACCTCCTAAGGAGTGAAGTAAAACGCCCCCAGATCACGGAAACCACGGCTTTGGGAGCCGCTTTTCTTGCAGGGTTGGCAGTAGGTTACTGGAAAGACCAAAACGAACTCCGGCAGTTATGGAAAGAAGAAGCTTCATTTTCACCACAATCTGACCGAAAAGTGACCGATGAACTGCTCCATTTTTGGCACAAAGCCGTCGAAAGAAGCAAGGACTGGACAGAAGAATGA